One Rissa tridactyla isolate bRisTri1 chromosome 4, bRisTri1.patW.cur.20221130, whole genome shotgun sequence DNA window includes the following coding sequences:
- the CDH5 gene encoding cadherin-5, translating into MNHLILLFSLFLAPAFADKESQKTNQNFSSNSASHKRLKRDWIWNQMHIKEEIDTPLPHHVGKITSSVRNNNAKYIIEGEYANTIFKVEETSGDVYAFERLDREKKAEYELTALIIDRRNNQSLEPPSKFIIKVYDINDNVPVFVQKVFNGSVPEMSPVGTSVTKVTAVDADDPTVTGHATVTYQVIKGDEYFTVDDSGVISTTRADLDRENQSTYEIVVKAKDAPGSSGDSSTATVIITLTDINDNFPVFKHPSFHFRVPENISVGGEVGRVKVEDIDEPQHRNTTYSFVRGDYRDTFEIVANPFTNEGIIRPKKPLDFEKVAEYRFNIEATDPTVDLRYFKVGGSRSISTVTIEVTDVDEPPVFTKLPYEFKVRENDPEIRTLGSVWAHDPDAAKRKIRFIRRRASPSGDYIRVSDTGIIQLPKPLDREFSSSYNITVAAQEILEDGRLSDRESHAQVHVIVTDENDNAPELVYPEEPRVCENAAPGKVIIRISATDKDEISPRGFFKYSLATEDSNFSLVENYDNTANITVKYGQFNRELAKIHYLPVIISDNGDPELSSTNTLVISVCKCNEKGNFTFCEERAKQVGVSIQALVAIFICIFTIIIIILLILLRKRHKKDLSGLGRNVAEIHEQLVTYDEEGGGEMDTTSYDVSVLNSVRKNGIKPELVPSPYAQVQKPPGNPTSGAGEMEMMIEVKKDEADNDRDLLPYDTLHIYGYEGAESIAESLSSLGSGSSDSDIDYDFLNDWGPRFKMLAELYGSEPNEDFVY; encoded by the exons ATGAACCACCTTATTCTACTTTTCTCATTGTTCTTGGCTCCAGCATTTGCTGAcaaagaaagtcagaaaacaaaccaaaacttttctTCAAACAGCGCCAGTCATAAACGACTGAAGAGAGACTGGATATGGAACCAAATGCATATCAAAGAAGAGATTGATACCCCATTACCGCACCACGTTGGCAAG ATCACATCAAGCGTAAGGAACAACAACGCTAAGTACATTATTGAAGGTGAATATGCCAACACCATTTTTAAAGTTGAAGAAACCAGTGGTGATGTATATGCATTTGAGAGGcttgacagagaaaagaaagcagagtatGAGCTGACAGCCCTCATTATTGACAGAAGAAACAACCAGTCACTGGAACCCCCATCTAAATTCATTATCAAGGTTTATGATATTAATGATAATGTCCCTGTGTTTGTACAAAAGGTATTCAATGGATCTGTCCCAGAAATGTCACCAGTAG GAACCTCAGTCACCAAAGTGACAGCTGTAGATGCTGATGACCCAACAGTTACAGGTCATGCCACGGTTACGTACCAAGTCATTAAAGGAGACGAATACTTCACAGTTGATGACTCTG GTGTGATTTCTACAACAAGGGCTGATCTAGACAGAGAGAATCAATCAACATATGAAATCGTTGTTAAAGCAAAAGATGCTCCAGGGTCTTCTGGGGATTCAAGCACAGCTACAGTCATTATCACTTTAACCGACATCAACGACAACTTCCCAGTATTCAAACACC cATCATTTCACTTTAGAGttcctgaaaacatttcagtAGGAGGAGAAGTTGGCAGAGTCAAAGTAGAAGATATTGACGAACCACAACACCGAAATACAACATACAGTTTTGTCAGAGGAGATTACAGGGATACCTTTGAAATTGTAGCAAATCCATTCACAAATGAAGGAATCATTAGGCCAAAGAAG cCCCTGGACTTCGAAAAAGTAGCAGAATACAGGTTTAACATTGAAGCGACAGATCCCACAGTTGATCTTCGCTATTTTAAAGTCGGTGGCTCTAGGAGCATTTCAACAGTCACCATTGAAGTCACCGATGTCGATGAGCCTCCAGTCTTCACTAAACTACCATATGAATTTAAAGTGAGGGAAAACGATCCAGAAATAAGAACACTTGGTTCAGTTTGGGCACACGACCCCGACGCAGCTAAACGGAAAATCAG ATTTATTCGACGAAGAGCTAGTCCTAGCGGAGACTATATTAGGGTATCCGATACTGGAATTATTCAACTTCCCAAGCCCCTGGACAGAGAATTCAGTTCCTCATACAACATCACTGTCGCAGCTCAGGAAATCCTTGAAGATG GCCGTCTTTCTGACAGAGAATCACATGCCCAAGTTCACGTAATCGTTACTGATGAAAACGATAATGCTCCAGAGCTTGTCTATCCTGAGGAACCCAGAGTGTGTGAAAACGCTGCACCAGGAAAG GTAATCATCAGGATTTCAGCTACTGACAAGGATGAAATATCACCCAGAGGTTTCTTCAAATACTCCCTGGCCACAGAAGACAGCAACTTCTCCTTGGTTGAGAACTACG ATAACACAGCTAATATCACTGTCAAATATGGACAGTTTAATCGTGAACTTGCCAAAATCCACTACCTGCCTGTCATCATCTCAGACAACGGTGATCCTGAGCTCAGCAGCACAAATACACTTGTCATCAGTGTCTGCAAGTGCAATGAAAAAGGCAACTTCACTTTTTGTGAGGAAAGAGCTAAACAAGTTGGAGTCAGTATACAAGCACTGGTGGCAATTTTTATCTGTATCTTCACAATCATTA TAATCATATTGCTAATTCTTCTAAGAAAGAGACACAAGAAGGATTTGAGCGGTCTTGGGAGGAATGTGGCAGAGATTCACGAGCAGCTTGTCACTTACGATGAAGAAGGTGGTGGGGAAATGGATACCACCAGCTATGATGTGTCCGTCCTCAACTCTGTCCGCAAGAATGGTATAAAGCCGGAACTGGTGCCCTCTCCGTATGCACAAGTCCAAAAGCCTCCTGGAAATCCAACTTCTGGTGCTGGAGAAATGGAAATGATGATTGAAGTCAAGAAGGATGAAGCCGACAATGACAGGGATTTGCTGCCTTATGACACACTTCACATTTATGGCTACGAAGGTGCCGAGTCCATTGCGGAATCTCTCAGTTCTCTGGGATCGGGCTCCTCAGACTCAGATATTGATTATGACTTTCTAAACGACTGGGGACCCAGGTTTAAAATGTTAGCTGAGCTGTATGGATCAGAACCAAATGAAGATTTTGTGTATTAA